One stretch of Salmo trutta chromosome 7, fSalTru1.1, whole genome shotgun sequence DNA includes these proteins:
- the ccdc34 gene encoding coiled-coil domain-containing protein 34 isoform X2, with translation MSSFPASASKSLSSTPLKTYQDSGRELHRSKSVDYDSTGDSTYSLLSPIYHDSYESDEDVAAAHHVHQIDTSATQSDDARPLSPIRYDPQQKPPERRAVTEAEDPEASLSAWERWLVCKAKEERLRIEKKAEEERLLRERNEEQEREQQKKKMVVEQKIQEWLQMKKEQEKQEKLLKESKEQEEMQRQQQKQRVIEQKAEEKYREWLRRKNLEKMERERRAKEEAACREAQERERRQRAEENFKEWLRAQDKSRPSPNAPGCPRGGYDNVTYPSPSFYNPIPWKPIHVPPPEKPPVKKTSRRKQPSQPKYQNSPSIPFRLRDTVSSAARLQRR, from the exons ATGTCGAGCTTTCCTGCCTCCGCCTCCAAGAGTTTGAGCTCGACTCCTCTGAAGACTTACCAGGACAGTGGCAGGGAACTGCACCGATCCAAGAGTGTGGACTATGACTCAACGGGCGACTCCAcctactctctgctctcccccATCTACCATGACAGCTACGAGAGTGATGAGGACGTGGCTGCAGCTCACCACGTACATCAGATAGACACCTCAGCCACACAGAGTGATGACGCCAGACCCCTCTCACCCATCAG ATATGATCCACAACAGAAGCCCCCAGAGAGGAGAGCAGTAACTGAGGCGGAGGATCCAGAGgcatctctctctgcctgggaGAGGTGGCTGGTCTGCAAAGCCAAAGAGGAGAGACTCAGAATAGAAAAGAAAGCAGAAGAG GAGCGCCTACTGAGGGAGAGGAatgaggaacaggagagagagcagcagaagaAGAAGATGGTGGTGGAGCAGAAGATCCAGGAGTGGCTGCAGATGAAGAAAGAACAG GAGAAGCAGGAGAAATTGCTGAAGGAGAGCAAAGAGCAGGAGGAGAtgcagaggcagcagcagaagCAGAGGGTGATTGAACAGAAAGCAGAGGAGAAGTACAGAGAGTGGCTACGGAGGAAGAACCTggagaaaatggagagagagaggagagcgaag GAGGAGGCAGCCTGCAGAGAGGCTCAGGAGAGGGAgcgcagacagagagcagaggagaacTTTAAGGAATGGCTTCGTGCCCAGGACAAGAGCCGACCCAGTCCTAATGCACCCGGCTGCCCGCGAG GTGGCTATGACAATGTAACGTACCCATCTCCCAGCTTCTACAACCCAATCCCATGGAAGCCCATCCACGTCCCGCCACCAGAGAAACCACCAGTGAAGAAGACTTCCCGCAGGAAACAGCCAAGTCAGCCCAAGTACCAGAACAGCCCCAGCATCCCATTCAGACTCAGAGACACTGTAAGCTCGGCAGCTCGCCTGCAGAGGAGATGA
- the ccdc34 gene encoding coiled-coil domain-containing protein 34 isoform X1: MSSFPASASKSLSSTPLKTYQDSGRELHRSKSVDYDSTGDSTYSLLSPIYHDSYESDEDVAAAHHVHQIDTSATQSDDARPLSPIRVEHMCFRYDPQQKPPERRAVTEAEDPEASLSAWERWLVCKAKEERLRIEKKAEEERLLRERNEEQEREQQKKKMVVEQKIQEWLQMKKEQEKQEKLLKESKEQEEMQRQQQKQRVIEQKAEEKYREWLRRKNLEKMERERRAKEEAACREAQERERRQRAEENFKEWLRAQDKSRPSPNAPGCPRGGYDNVTYPSPSFYNPIPWKPIHVPPPEKPPVKKTSRRKQPSQPKYQNSPSIPFRLRDTVSSAARLQRR; the protein is encoded by the exons ATGTCGAGCTTTCCTGCCTCCGCCTCCAAGAGTTTGAGCTCGACTCCTCTGAAGACTTACCAGGACAGTGGCAGGGAACTGCACCGATCCAAGAGTGTGGACTATGACTCAACGGGCGACTCCAcctactctctgctctcccccATCTACCATGACAGCTACGAGAGTGATGAGGACGTGGCTGCAGCTCACCACGTACATCAGATAGACACCTCAGCCACACAGAGTGATGACGCCAGACCCCTCTCACCCATCAG AGTTGAGCATATGTGTTTCAGATATGATCCACAACAGAAGCCCCCAGAGAGGAGAGCAGTAACTGAGGCGGAGGATCCAGAGgcatctctctctgcctgggaGAGGTGGCTGGTCTGCAAAGCCAAAGAGGAGAGACTCAGAATAGAAAAGAAAGCAGAAGAG GAGCGCCTACTGAGGGAGAGGAatgaggaacaggagagagagcagcagaagaAGAAGATGGTGGTGGAGCAGAAGATCCAGGAGTGGCTGCAGATGAAGAAAGAACAG GAGAAGCAGGAGAAATTGCTGAAGGAGAGCAAAGAGCAGGAGGAGAtgcagaggcagcagcagaagCAGAGGGTGATTGAACAGAAAGCAGAGGAGAAGTACAGAGAGTGGCTACGGAGGAAGAACCTggagaaaatggagagagagaggagagcgaag GAGGAGGCAGCCTGCAGAGAGGCTCAGGAGAGGGAgcgcagacagagagcagaggagaacTTTAAGGAATGGCTTCGTGCCCAGGACAAGAGCCGACCCAGTCCTAATGCACCCGGCTGCCCGCGAG GTGGCTATGACAATGTAACGTACCCATCTCCCAGCTTCTACAACCCAATCCCATGGAAGCCCATCCACGTCCCGCCACCAGAGAAACCACCAGTGAAGAAGACTTCCCGCAGGAAACAGCCAAGTCAGCCCAAGTACCAGAACAGCCCCAGCATCCCATTCAGACTCAGAGACACTGTAAGCTCGGCAGCTCGCCTGCAGAGGAGATGA
- the LOC115197056 gene encoding ras-related protein Rab-19: MAPETLDLAWKTTIPKMQWCRWAGNWKSHLPGKSSGPEQDDSFDFLFKIILVGDSDVGKTCVVQSFKSGVFMEKQQNTIGVDFTVRTMDIDGRKVKLQVWDTAGQERFRTITQSYYRSAHGAIVAYDITRRPTFESVTHWIQEVEQYGAASVVLILIGNKSDLQSERQVLFEDACTLAEGKGALAALETSAKEAQNVEAAFVLMARELMVRNGLTITDEHSQASPHFPNSHPIHGSDSTDRKSCC; the protein is encoded by the exons ATGGCGCCTGAG ACCCTGGACCTTGCCTGGAAAACTACAATTCCCAAGATGCAGTGGTGCAGGTGGGCAGGCAACTGGAAATCACACCTGCCAGGAAAG TCCTCTGGTCCGGAGCAGGACGACTCCTTCGACTTCCTCTTTAAGATCATCCTGGTGGGAGACTCAGACGTGGGGAAGACCTGTGTGGTCCAGAGCTTTAAGTCTGGTGTCTTCATGGAGAAACAACAAAACACTATCGGGGTGGACTTCACCGTACGAACCATGGACATTGATGGCAGGAAGGTCAAG CTGCAGGTGTGGGACACGGCTGGACAGGAGCGTTTCCGCACAATCACCCAGAGCTATTACCGCAGCGCCCACGGCGCTATAGTGGCCTATGACATCACACGGCGTCCAACTTTTGAATCTGTGACACACTGGATCCAGGAAGTGGAGCAGTACGGGGCTGCTAGCGTTGTTCTCATCCTCATTG GGAACAAGTCGGATCTGCAGTCGGAGAGACAAGTGCTGTTTGAGGATGCCTGTACTCTGGCTGAGGGGAAGGGTGCGCTGGCCGCCTTGGAAACCTCGGCCAAGGAGGCCCAGAATGTGGAGGCAGCCTTCGTGCTGATGGCCCGGGAGCTGATGGTTAGGAACGGCCTGACCATCACAGACGAACACTCACAGGCCTCCCCACACTTCCCAAACTCCCATCCTATCCATGGCTCCGATTCCACGGACAGGAAATCATGTTGTTGA